The Lathyrus oleraceus cultivar Zhongwan6 chromosome 5, CAAS_Psat_ZW6_1.0, whole genome shotgun sequence genome includes the window AATCAACAAGCATATGAGAAGgatcaaaaggaaagaaagagaagtacttacaaagtgtcacggcggtggtggtgaaggacgcgaagaagctggcctccaggtaatCGATTTGGATTTTAggttttctttgttttttctgatttttccgCCTCTAAAACCCCCCTTCTGTTGTTAATTCCTCTTCTCCTTTTTATCCTCtgctgattagggtttcaaaagGTCTTTGTTGTTCAAAAAAAAGTAAATTTGCAAACCCCTTTTGGTGTTCTCAGGATCAAATTGCCTGTTTGATGCTAGGTTAGAAACGGTATTTTGAGCTCATGCTTTCTTCCTTGAACTTTATCTCTATTCCCATTTGGGAATTTTCTGACTTTTGCACTTTGACTGTTGGCTAATTAACTTTAcctttttactgcagtgaaaatgGTGTCTGATGAATTTCAATTTTGGTTCTTCAGCTTGTTAATCTCAACCTTTCTTTCGCAGGGTGATGTGAATGATATGCAACCTTGCTAATCTCGACCAGCTTCTTCTGCCATGGCCACTTACATGGTGAGTTTTTCGACTGTCAGTTGATGTACCATGCCAAGTTTGTCATTTTAGGTGTTGTGTGGTGTTGGTTTCATATTGTAGTGACAACTTGTGTTTTGTTATGACTTTAACTTGTTTGTGCATGAACTGCTGCCAGGGTCTTGAATGGAACATACACATCTCTGTCACACAATGGTTCTGCATAATTTGCATTATGTCAACTTTGAATGTTACCAGGATTTTCTTGAACAAACATGGGCCTGACTGGTATGTAATGTCTTGAATTATGCATTGCTCATTGAAGTCTTGACTTAGTCTAGTATGACAGATTCTTATGGCCTAAACTGGTGGAATGAATGAGATAGTTCAGGACATGTCTCAGGATGCTTGGACCCTAACTTACCCTTGAATTTTAGTAGTTTCATGGTAATTCTTCCACTTGACATGTCTAAATAGTGCTGCAGGTTCTTGGAGCTTGTTAATGGTTTGCTGACAGTAGGATGATGATGCAGAATGTCTTGAATATGGCTTTTGCAACTGGACTGTTGTATGATGTTGTGCTTCTACAGATAAGTACCATCGTGGTTTGGTTTTGTAAGGTTGTTTGCATGATGAACATGATTGTTGTTGTTTGCTGCAGGTTATATCACAATTCTTGGTTGGCTCAAGGAAAGGCAATGATATGCAGTAGGTTTGGTGTGAGAATGCCATGGTGAGGTCAGGCAAATGCAAAGTGTTATGGCTCTTATAAGGCATGTAGGACGATCATGAGGTATCTATTATTGAACTGAAATATAATGCCCTGATGTGGCTGGAGTTTGGTTCATTAATGCAGGATGGTTTGATACATGTGTGCAGGTCCTGTCTGGTAGCAAGGCCCCATCTGGATTAATGCAGCAAGGTAGTGTCATGGTGCATTGATGTTTCACTGTAGCTAATACCTTGCAGGGCGGTTTGTTTGCACTATAACCTGACTGCAGTACTGTTTGCTGTTGAAGGCAAGCCAACATGTTTAGGTTTCCAATGCCCTGTACTTTAGTTGTTTTGGTTTAGCTCCATGTTACGCATGACTGAGTTTGTCATTTGTGTTGCATGACAGGAGTTTGTATTCAGTGGCTTGCATCAATGTTGCTCTGCAGTTGGTGGATTGGTTCCATGTTGTAGCACATGGCTGTTATAGAAGTAGGCACTCGTGGACTTGCAGTAGGTATTGAGGACCATGATTGTCATGTTTTGTAGCAGGTCTGGAGTAGTGTGTTATGCAGATGAGATTTGATAGCATTGCTTTATGGATGTTTTGCTCCCTCATGTCGTTTGTGCCAACATCATTGCAGTCAATGCCAAAGTGAGGATAATTATCCTTTATTTGTTGAGACTTCACAGTAGATAATGTTTCGATTGGTTGGAGACCACTATTTTCAGCAAGGGCCATAGGGATAGATTCCAAAGCATCCCCAAAGGCTCTAATGGCATACTGTTCTACTCCAGGATATTTGTCAGCAGCTGCTTCGACAGCAATAGAGCATGCAATCTCAGCCGAACCACCACCATACACAATTGAGTTATTGCGAATAAGATTCCTGGCCACACATAGTGCATCGTGAATACTGCGCTTTGTCTCTTCAATGATCATTTTGTTACCTCCACGAATGAATATTGTCACAACCCTTGAATTAGCACAGTGCTCAATGTACATCATCCGGTCTTTAGTTGTTCCAAATGCTTTCTCTCTGACGATACCAGCCTTCCCTAACTTTTCTGCAGTTAATTCCTGGAACCTGGGAACAGTTCTTCCACCTGTTGCTATGGCAATCAATTCCAACTCAACACCACCAACCCACCTAACAGCTGGCAAGTTCCTGTGCATCAAGAGATGATTTGCTTCATCATCAAAACCCCATTGGCAAATAACAAGGGTTGCGCCCACATCCTTGCATTGTTGAACCGTGTCATCAAAATATTTCTGCTCCTGCTTCCTTAAAGTCTGAAACTTCTCCACTGTGTCAATATCAACCTTATGCTTGGTTTTTGGCTTTGGTCTGTGCAGGTTAGGTGTTGCAGCAGGTTGGTATAGCAGGGCAAATGCAGCATGATGGAAGTTAATTGACAAAGCAAGATTCCAAAGGTTCAAGGTGTGACCATGTTGACATTAAAGTGAAGAAGCCAAGCACAAATGGTTAAACCAAAGATCACATGGAAATGGATAATGGAATGAGAGTTATGGCCATCCATTTAGTGATTAGGGATGACCAATGGCatagggttgactttggtcaaagttgaccaaaaagtcaactgttgaccaaagtcaacaattggttaaaattcaattttatttgcatttttcttgtaaatggacaaatgatcgatgattgtggtgaaaaTTAAGGCTTTTGGGTTTTGGGTGACTTTGGTCaatgttgaccaaaaagtcaactgttgaccaaagtcaacaattggtcaaaattgTCAAGACTTGAACCCCTTTTTTTTTATGTAGAATCAAATGTGATGgtttagaatgatgtgaaatgaattgaaatggtttgaaatttgttttacaattggtttattttatgacttgaatgcttgactttgaaaagaacATGACTTAACTGGTAGTATGTgttaacaaggccatgaaatgatggtataagattaggatttgaaagggatattcatgaatcaagtggcacgattggcaattggcttgtgacacaagaagcattgttgtttggatgaccaagacCGTATGTGCATtaacaacaccatgactttggaccaagaccaatcctcatgtaaaaccaaagttaggttaggccaagcatgctaaacaaaaataaaaaacataaaaattcaggaccaaaatcggggtatgacagttgcccctatttaagcgtcttcaactagagaatatgaagcaggacgttcttcatatgatcatattgggagatggttaaatactaataagacccggattttgatcctgaatccctatgaaacaattaacaatgcctgtcagaatcggcaaagaagcaatctcgaaagaagaatccgtctggtacgatgaaaatcggcctgagtaccgaaacagaaagttgacctggataccaaaataaatggtaacacaggaatacccatggcctgaacgccgcacattagtctgaacactaagcatcggaatatgagagtatcaatgttggtctgatcaccggaaatctggtctgaacaccacttcgatctggaaatcgaaaaactggcctgaatgccacaagtacttcgacttgaacgtcggaaacttcttcgatctgaaaattggaaactggcctgaatgccacttcggtctggataccgaaaactggcctgaatgccacaagtacttcgacctaatcgttggaaacttcttcgatctgaatatcggaaaaactggcctgaatgccacttcggtctggataccggaaactggcatgaatgccacaagttgcatcaacctgcatgtcggaaacttcttcgatctgaaaatcggaaaaactggcctgaatgccacttcggtctggataccggaaaaaactagcctgaatgccacttcggtctggataccggaaaaactggcctgaatgccacttcggtctggataccggaaaaaactggcctgaatgccacttcggtctggataccggaaaaaactggcctgaatgccacttcggtctggataccggaaaaactggcctgaatgccacttcggtctggataccggaaaacttcacgcctgtcagcatcg containing:
- the LOC127080916 gene encoding T-complex protein 1 subunit epsilon, which translates into the protein WNLALSINFHHAAFALLYQPAATPNLHRPKPKTKHKVDIDTVEKFQTLRKQEQKYFDDTVQQCKDVGATLVICQWGFDDEANHLLMHRNLPAVRWVGGVELELIAIATGGRTVPRFQELTAEKLGKAGIVREKAFGTTKDRMMYIEHCANSRVVTIFIRGGNKMIIEETKRSIHDALCVARNLIRNNSIVYGGGSAEIACSIAVEAAADKYPGVEQYAIRAFGDALESIPMALAENSGLQPIETLSTVKSQQIKDNYPHFGIDCNDVGTNDMREQNIHKAMLSNLICITHYSRPATKHDNHGPQYLLQVHECLLL